The Alphaproteobacteria bacterium genome has a segment encoding these proteins:
- the hemN gene encoding oxygen-independent coproporphyrinogen III oxidase, translating into MSSQNGIEAATESFEAPEKAPTWLGLQAPRYTSYPSAQHFHRGVNTDQHAAWLSSIDKNQTISAYVHIPFCRELCWFCGCHTKMTYRDEPIEKYVRILLDEIALIGGHTAGKGKLKQIHFGGGSPSLLNQSQLMSILYALASAFEFSPPGELAIELDPRTTSEEKIAFYGSLGFTRVSMGIQDFDPKVQKAVNRIQSFEMVAGLMQHLHNAGIHQINTDLIYGLPYQTVTSFERTLKQTLSLAPSRIALFSYAHVPHMKKHQRLIDEHALPDDRTKLTLYRMATEFLLANGYTAIGIDHFAREDDALAVAANTHRMRRNFQGYVTDTTDILLGFGTSAISQFPAGYTQNYSATHEYSKRIEAEELATCRGWKAGAEDSFRKEIIDTLMCYMEADIGQIAARHGLDANICARELTLLQECAYSDIAHTKGNLVQIATPYRMASRAVAAVFDQYQLPDSARYSRVS; encoded by the coding sequence GTGTCAAGCCAAAATGGAATAGAAGCGGCGACTGAGTCCTTTGAAGCGCCTGAGAAAGCGCCAACATGGCTGGGGTTGCAAGCGCCGCGCTATACCAGTTATCCATCGGCGCAGCATTTTCATAGAGGCGTGAATACAGATCAGCATGCCGCATGGCTCTCATCCATAGATAAGAATCAGACAATCTCTGCCTATGTGCATATTCCATTTTGCCGAGAACTATGCTGGTTCTGTGGATGCCACACGAAGATGACCTACCGCGATGAACCGATAGAAAAATACGTGCGCATATTGCTGGATGAGATTGCACTGATTGGTGGTCACACCGCCGGAAAAGGCAAATTGAAGCAGATTCATTTTGGCGGCGGAAGCCCAAGCCTGCTGAACCAATCACAGTTAATGTCGATTTTATATGCGCTGGCATCAGCATTTGAGTTTTCGCCGCCTGGCGAACTAGCTATTGAGCTTGATCCGCGCACCACCAGCGAAGAAAAAATAGCGTTCTACGGCAGTCTTGGATTCACGCGCGTCAGCATGGGGATTCAGGACTTTGACCCAAAGGTGCAGAAAGCGGTGAATCGTATCCAATCATTTGAGATGGTGGCAGGATTAATGCAGCACCTGCATAACGCAGGTATTCATCAGATCAATACAGACTTGATTTATGGACTGCCTTACCAAACCGTGACCAGTTTCGAGCGTACATTGAAGCAAACGCTGTCGCTTGCACCATCACGCATTGCGCTCTTCTCCTACGCCCATGTACCGCATATGAAAAAGCATCAGCGCTTAATTGATGAACATGCGTTACCTGATGATCGCACGAAGCTCACGCTTTATCGGATGGCGACAGAGTTTTTACTAGCAAACGGCTACACAGCGATTGGTATCGACCATTTTGCGCGAGAAGATGACGCTCTGGCAGTTGCCGCGAACACTCATCGCATGCGGCGTAATTTTCAGGGCTACGTCACGGATACGACTGATATTCTGTTGGGCTTTGGCACTTCTGCCATCAGTCAGTTTCCAGCAGGCTACACCCAGAACTACAGCGCCACCCACGAATACAGCAAGCGTATTGAAGCAGAAGAGCTTGCGACATGTCGGGGCTGGAAGGCGGGCGCAGAGGATAGTTTCCGCAAAGAAATTATTGATACACTGATGTGCTACATGGAGGCCGATATAGGCCAGATTGCTGCGCGTCATGGTCTCGATGCCAACATCTGCGCGCGCGAGCTAACATTGCTGCAGGAATGTGCCTACAGCGATATTGCACATACAAAGGGAAACCTTGTGCAGATCGCCACACCGTATCGCATGGCATCGCGCGCAGTAGCGGCGGTATTTGATCAGTATCAACTGCCAGACTCGGCACGTTATTCGAGAGTATCCTAG
- a CDS encoding NarK/NasA family nitrate transporter, protein MVNLKTIPSNQQKRALYSTTLEFTLNFAVWTIFAIIGVQIKQELNLNDTQFSLLIGTPILTGSLVRLFLGIWADQFGGRRVMLLVSLCAAASTWMLTYAETYEMMLVTALGMGLSGGTFVVGIAYLSKWYSKDRQGIALGIFGMGNIGAAVTKFAAPFIMVAYGWHSVAQIWAIALAVTTILWFLMTKDEPELVERRKTGAPAKTTKMALAPLKKLQVWRFSLYYFFVFGAFVALALWMPRYYVGAYGLDIKVAGMLAASFSIAASAFRAIGGWMSDKYGARKVMYWTFSVCIICCFILSYPSTDYVIHGINGENIEFSTGLSVVPFTVIIFVLGLFMSFGKAAVYKHIPVYYPDNVGSVAGIVGLIGGLGGFFLPLAFGILNDLTNIWTSCFMLLFVLVSIALIWMHFAIMLMEKQQHPELRGPKFLPELDVAPKHS, encoded by the coding sequence ATGGTTAATCTTAAAACAATCCCTTCCAACCAGCAGAAGCGGGCTCTTTACAGCACGACACTAGAGTTCACGCTGAACTTTGCAGTATGGACTATATTTGCCATTATTGGCGTTCAGATTAAGCAGGAGCTAAATCTGAACGACACTCAGTTCAGCTTATTGATTGGCACACCGATTCTTACCGGATCATTGGTGCGATTGTTTTTAGGTATCTGGGCAGATCAGTTTGGCGGTCGGAGAGTGATGCTGCTTGTTTCTCTTTGTGCAGCGGCCTCCACATGGATGCTCACCTATGCAGAAACCTACGAAATGATGCTGGTGACGGCGCTCGGCATGGGGCTTTCAGGCGGCACATTCGTGGTAGGCATTGCCTATCTCTCCAAATGGTACAGCAAAGATAGACAAGGCATTGCGCTTGGCATTTTCGGTATGGGAAATATCGGTGCTGCCGTCACCAAATTTGCTGCACCCTTTATCATGGTCGCCTATGGCTGGCATAGTGTGGCGCAGATCTGGGCCATAGCGCTCGCAGTGACAACTATCCTGTGGTTTCTGATGACCAAAGATGAGCCTGAGCTGGTAGAGCGCCGCAAAACGGGTGCACCAGCAAAAACCACTAAAATGGCACTTGCGCCACTTAAAAAACTGCAAGTATGGCGGTTCTCCCTTTATTATTTCTTCGTATTCGGGGCTTTCGTCGCACTCGCTTTGTGGATGCCGCGCTATTATGTCGGCGCATACGGGCTGGACATCAAGGTCGCAGGTATGTTGGCTGCCAGCTTTTCTATTGCTGCCTCTGCCTTCCGTGCCATTGGTGGCTGGATGTCGGATAAATACGGGGCACGCAAAGTGATGTACTGGACATTCTCCGTCTGCATCATCTGTTGTTTCATCCTCAGCTATCCATCCACCGATTATGTCATTCACGGCATCAACGGCGAAAACATCGAGTTCAGCACAGGGCTTAGCGTTGTTCCCTTCACAGTGATCATATTCGTGTTGGGTCTATTCATGTCGTTTGGCAAGGCTGCCGTCTATAAACATATTCCTGTCTACTATCCGGATAATGTTGGCTCTGTTGCTGGTATTGTCGGACTGATCGGCGGGCTTGGTGGCTTTTTTCTACCCCTGGCATTCGGTATTCTCAACGATCTCACCAATATCTGGACAAGCTGCTTCATGCTGCTGTTTGTGCTGGTATCGATAGCACTTATCTGGATGCATTTCGCAATCATGCTGATGGAAAAACAACAACACCCTGAGCTGCGTGGGCCGAAATTCCTGCCTGAGCTGGATGTAGCACCCAAGCACTCGTAA
- a CDS encoding NarK family nitrate/nitrite MFS transporter produces the protein MSKPLEQWNPEDSTFWEKHGKKIARRNLWISIPCLFLGFATWMIWSAVAVNLNSVGFNFTKEQLFTLAAVPGLTGATLRIIYSFVVPIFGGRNWTVLSTITLLIPAIGIGIAVQDQNTPYETMLLLALACGFGGGNFSSSMSNISFFFPKKAQGTALGLNAGLGNLGVSALQFLVPVVIGASVFGDLSGASQTMTAADGATKTVWLQNAGFIWVIPIILCTLAAAFGMDNLKSAKTPLAEQLIIFKRKHMYLTTWLYVMSFGSFIGYAAAFPLLIKTQFTEVNPLDYAFIGPLLGALIRPIGGWMSDKTSGASVTFWNLIVMIAAVVGVIHFIQPESKQFAGFFACFMVLFTTTGIANGSVFRMIGVIFPPKEKAPVLGFSAAIAAYGAFVLPKCFGWSIEATGAADTALWSFIGYYITCLFVTYIWYFRKGAEVKC, from the coding sequence ATGTCAAAACCACTGGAACAATGGAACCCTGAAGACAGCACTTTCTGGGAAAAGCATGGCAAGAAAATTGCGCGCCGCAATTTATGGATTTCGATCCCCTGTCTTTTTCTAGGGTTCGCCACATGGATGATCTGGTCGGCGGTGGCTGTCAATCTCAACAGTGTCGGGTTCAATTTCACGAAAGAGCAGCTTTTTACGTTGGCGGCGGTTCCGGGTTTAACTGGTGCCACACTGCGCATCATCTATTCGTTTGTGGTGCCGATTTTCGGAGGGCGTAACTGGACAGTCCTGAGCACCATCACATTGCTGATTCCTGCCATTGGTATTGGGATTGCCGTTCAAGACCAGAATACGCCATATGAAACCATGCTGCTACTCGCGCTTGCTTGTGGCTTTGGCGGCGGAAACTTTTCTTCTTCCATGTCAAACATCAGCTTTTTCTTTCCGAAAAAGGCGCAAGGTACCGCCCTTGGCCTTAATGCTGGCCTTGGCAATCTCGGCGTGAGTGCACTGCAATTTCTGGTGCCCGTGGTAATCGGCGCCAGTGTATTTGGCGATCTTAGTGGTGCTTCGCAAACCATGACCGCTGCAGATGGCGCAACCAAAACCGTATGGCTACAGAATGCAGGATTCATCTGGGTGATTCCAATCATCTTGTGCACACTTGCCGCCGCGTTTGGCATGGATAATTTGAAATCAGCAAAAACGCCGCTGGCTGAGCAGCTTATCATTTTCAAACGCAAGCATATGTATCTCACCACATGGCTTTATGTCATGTCGTTTGGCTCTTTTATTGGCTATGCCGCCGCGTTTCCATTGCTCATTAAAACGCAGTTTACGGAAGTAAATCCGCTTGATTATGCGTTCATCGGGCCATTGCTTGGTGCGCTTATCCGCCCCATTGGTGGCTGGATGTCGGATAAAACCAGCGGCGCATCGGTCACGTTCTGGAACCTGATTGTCATGATTGCGGCGGTCGTTGGAGTGATTCATTTCATCCAGCCGGAATCCAAACAATTCGCAGGATTCTTTGCCTGTTTTATGGTGCTGTTTACCACCACAGGTATCGCCAACGGATCAGTCTTCCGCATGATTGGGGTAATTTTCCCGCCGAAGGAAAAAGCACCAGTGCTTGGCTTCAGCGCCGCCATTGCTGCTTACGGCGCATTTGTGCTGCCCAAATGCTTCGGCTGGTCGATTGAAGCAACAGGGGCTGCAGATACCGCGCTGTGGAGCTTTATCGGTTATTACATCACCTGCCTGTTTGTGACGTACATCTGGTATTTCCGCAAAGGAGCCGAGGTAAAATGCTAA
- the narJ gene encoding nitrate reductase molybdenum cofactor assembly chaperone yields MPAANSLTFKALGIMLCYPTQEWQDGIVDLADFIDREAILRPKDRAAIYAFAQQAAASDLFDLQEAYVDAFDRVRSLSLHLFEHVHGESRDRGQAMVDLAELYKEHGFELGASELPDYLPAFLEFISTLPNHEAIDMLGDPLHVIEALSKRLAERGSYHHVILDSLIRLMGKEPAKVTLRPRPETIDFAALDKEWEEKPIEFMGAAPPQSGADKAGGCGGGSCSSGGCGGGKPQVMEQRI; encoded by the coding sequence ATGCCAGCAGCTAATTCGCTTACCTTCAAAGCGCTAGGAATTATGCTTTGTTATCCAACTCAGGAGTGGCAGGACGGTATTGTCGATCTTGCTGATTTTATAGATAGAGAGGCAATCTTAAGGCCTAAAGATCGCGCCGCCATTTACGCTTTTGCACAGCAAGCAGCAGCAAGCGATCTATTTGATCTGCAGGAAGCATATGTCGATGCCTTTGATCGCGTACGTTCCCTGTCTTTGCATTTGTTTGAGCATGTACACGGCGAATCGCGTGACCGTGGGCAGGCGATGGTTGATCTGGCTGAGCTGTATAAAGAGCATGGCTTTGAACTGGGGGCGAGCGAGCTTCCCGATTATCTGCCAGCATTTTTGGAGTTTATCTCAACGCTTCCGAATCACGAGGCAATCGACATGCTTGGTGATCCGCTGCATGTTATTGAAGCTTTATCGAAACGACTGGCAGAGCGAGGAAGCTACCATCATGTAATTTTGGACAGCCTGATACGCCTGATGGGCAAAGAGCCTGCAAAAGTTACTCTGCGGCCACGCCCTGAGACTATTGATTTTGCAGCGCTTGATAAAGAATGGGAAGAAAAACCAATAGAGTTTATGGGTGCTGCCCCACCACAATCGGGGGCCGATAAAGCGGGAGGTTGTGGTGGCGGTAGCTGTAGCAGTGGTGGATGTGGTGGCGGGAAGCCGCAAGTAATGGAGCAACGGATATGA
- the narI gene encoding respiratory nitrate reductase subunit gamma: MITFFHEFFFGMLPYIVLVVMVLGTVIRYDREPYSWRASSSQIMGDKGLRVGNILFHIGVIFLFFGHLVGLLTPHSLYHHVISAENKQMVAIVMGGIFGTICFIGLTILCFRRLFVARVRVTSAPADVAILVILWVQLSLGLATIPYSLGHSDGSVMMALSQWCQSIITFQGAHPELIEPLAWPYKAHLILGMFIFFLFPFTRLVHILSAPVRYVWRPYQVVRSRAARR, translated from the coding sequence ATGATTACTTTCTTTCATGAGTTTTTCTTTGGCATGTTGCCCTACATCGTGCTGGTGGTGATGGTGCTTGGCACAGTCATCCGTTATGACCGCGAGCCATATTCATGGCGCGCATCCTCTAGCCAAATCATGGGGGATAAAGGCCTGCGTGTCGGCAATATCCTGTTTCATATCGGCGTGATTTTCCTGTTTTTTGGGCATCTCGTCGGCCTGCTGACACCGCACAGCTTATATCATCACGTCATCAGCGCAGAGAATAAGCAGATGGTGGCGATTGTGATGGGTGGGATTTTCGGGACGATCTGTTTTATCGGCCTCACTATTCTGTGTTTCCGGAGATTATTTGTAGCGCGTGTACGCGTGACCAGCGCACCGGCAGACGTGGCAATTCTTGTTATCCTTTGGGTGCAGCTTTCGCTTGGGTTGGCGACAATTCCATACTCACTCGGCCATTCAGATGGCAGCGTGATGATGGCACTCTCGCAGTGGTGCCAGAGTATCATCACCTTCCAGGGCGCACATCCGGAGTTGATTGAGCCGCTGGCTTGGCCTTACAAAGCGCATTTGATTTTGGGGATGTTCATTTTCTTCCTCTTTCCATTCACCCGCTTAGTACATATTTTAAGCGCACCCGTGCGTTATGTCTGGCGCCCTTATCAGGTGGTGCGTAGCCGCGCAGCGAGGAGATAA
- a CDS encoding peptidyl-prolyl cis-trans isomerase — protein sequence MPVFVNKIEITDDEVFAEMQYHPSETVEEAQYQAALALTIRELFCQEAMRLGITPPVEQDDAELTREYLVNRLLEQEITVPTPTDEECERYYQRNPSVFRDQAGNVVPFAAVRESIAEYLQECSEQQAMKHYVKILAGQASIAGITLERATSPLVN from the coding sequence ATGCCCGTATTTGTGAATAAAATAGAAATCACCGACGATGAGGTGTTTGCTGAAATGCAATACCACCCCTCTGAAACCGTCGAAGAGGCACAATATCAGGCGGCGCTCGCACTCACCATTCGTGAGCTTTTCTGTCAGGAGGCGATGCGGCTTGGCATCACGCCTCCTGTCGAGCAGGACGATGCTGAGCTTACACGCGAATATCTGGTAAACAGATTGCTTGAGCAGGAAATAACCGTGCCCACACCGACTGACGAAGAATGCGAGCGTTACTATCAGCGCAATCCTTCGGTATTCAGAGATCAGGCTGGCAATGTGGTGCCGTTTGCTGCCGTGCGGGAATCGATTGCAGAATATCTACAGGAATGTAGCGAGCAACAGGCAATGAAACACTACGTGAAGATACTAGCTGGACAAGCAAGCATTGCTGGTATTACGCTTGAGCGTGCCACCAGTCCTCTGGTGAATTAA
- a CDS encoding NnrS family protein, which yields MTLINISEPEQPLLRGFALFRLGFRPFFLLGSICGLLVLGYFIMLISGMATHLPSRWDMVEWHRHEMLFGFVGAIVAGFLLTAVPNWTGLPTVKGKSLAALTGIWCAGRVCVFISTSLPETLVMVVDASFFVGCALAIAPALIRSNNKRNYGFIVLLLLFALASALTHSDYADAGIRLGLGVVTIMMTLIGGRVIPFFTERRLNISITRTARIEKLTIVCTLLAVLCNVIIPDAPWLYVLFIAAGVVNLWRFSTWQTVKTLGIPLLWVLHVGYIWLIFSFFAKAAVLMRLSVPSAFATHSLTAGAMGILILGMIARVSLGHSGRPLEIGKAMHVAFVAINLAAFLRVFSWCLPMDTMTGFQLAALCWVMAYGIFVMIYTPILLRPRLDGKDG from the coding sequence ATGACCCTAATCAATATCTCTGAACCTGAGCAACCACTGCTGCGAGGGTTTGCCTTGTTCCGGCTTGGCTTTCGGCCATTCTTTCTGCTTGGCAGCATTTGCGGGCTGTTGGTGCTCGGCTATTTCATAATGCTGATTAGCGGTATGGCAACTCATCTGCCCAGTAGGTGGGATATGGTGGAGTGGCATCGACATGAGATGCTGTTTGGTTTTGTGGGTGCGATTGTTGCGGGATTTTTGCTGACAGCAGTGCCAAACTGGACAGGACTTCCCACCGTGAAAGGGAAAAGTTTAGCTGCTCTCACGGGGATATGGTGCGCCGGTCGCGTATGTGTTTTTATATCCACATCCTTGCCTGAAACTCTGGTGATGGTGGTAGATGCCAGCTTTTTCGTGGGCTGTGCGCTTGCGATTGCGCCTGCGCTGATACGTTCAAACAACAAGCGTAACTACGGATTTATTGTGTTGCTATTGCTCTTTGCGCTGGCATCTGCACTCACGCATAGCGACTATGCCGATGCAGGTATTCGCTTAGGGTTAGGCGTTGTGACCATCATGATGACGCTGATTGGCGGGCGGGTGATTCCATTCTTCACTGAGCGACGATTAAATATCAGCATCACGCGCACGGCGCGTATTGAGAAGCTAACAATAGTATGCACTCTATTGGCTGTTTTGTGCAACGTCATCATACCCGATGCGCCATGGCTTTATGTGCTTTTTATCGCAGCGGGCGTGGTGAATCTCTGGCGTTTTAGTACATGGCAGACAGTTAAAACCTTGGGCATTCCGCTGTTATGGGTGCTTCATGTGGGCTATATCTGGCTGATCTTCAGCTTCTTTGCCAAAGCAGCGGTGCTGATGAGGCTTTCTGTTCCTTCGGCCTTTGCCACGCATAGCTTGACCGCCGGTGCAATGGGCATACTGATTCTCGGTATGATCGCGCGGGTATCGCTGGGGCATAGCGGCAGGCCTTTGGAGATCGGTAAAGCCATGCACGTTGCATTTGTGGCGATTAATCTGGCGGCATTCCTTCGGGTGTTTAGCTGGTGCCTGCCCATGGATACGATGACGGGCTTTCAGCTCGCGGCTCTATGCTGGGTAATGGCCTACGGTATTTTTGTGATGATTTACACGCCCATTCTACTCCGCCCAAGACTGGATGGGAAGGATGGATAA
- a CDS encoding aminotransferase class V-fold PLP-dependent enzyme: protein MDNQIPLLTLPENEMRLMAEKVFGLIVDHFTGLKDLPVTTPSTLKYITEGLHEPMPTQAVPVDKLLTQLKTHVFDQMTHLDHPRYFAFVPGPSNFVSAMADAIASSFNVFSGAFIGPSGVAQIEVTTIEWLRELFRFPQDAGGLFVSGGSMANMTGLAVARHVMLAGNTTNATVYFSDQTHSSVAKGLKILGFQQFQLRKIASDATFRLSLDSLRQQIAADRLQGLVPFCVVANAGTTNAGAADPIKELSAFCKAEGLWLHVDGAYGGSAAITERGYKALEGIELADSLGIDPHKWMFQPYEIGCVLVRNREHLKNTFRFSAEYLKLNEQCAEQINFCDYGVQLTRGFRALKLWLSLKAFGVEAFRAAITKGIENAEYVESLLRKEHCWEIITPAQLGIITFRYRLDGLDESALNELNNRIAQEIIYSGYAMLSPTILGGKHVLRMCTINPRTSHDDLTGTVGMLKSFGDHIKVKPIS from the coding sequence ATGGATAATCAAATACCACTCCTGACACTACCCGAAAACGAAATGCGCCTTATGGCCGAAAAGGTATTTGGCCTGATTGTCGATCATTTCACTGGTCTTAAAGATTTACCCGTTACCACACCATCCACGCTGAAGTATATCACTGAAGGCTTGCACGAGCCGATGCCTACGCAAGCGGTACCTGTCGATAAGCTACTCACGCAGCTTAAAACCCATGTGTTTGACCAGATGACGCATCTGGATCATCCGCGTTATTTCGCATTCGTGCCTGGGCCGAGCAATTTTGTAAGCGCGATGGCGGATGCGATTGCGTCCTCGTTTAACGTCTTTAGCGGTGCATTTATCGGCCCGTCCGGCGTAGCACAAATCGAGGTCACCACCATTGAATGGCTGCGCGAATTATTCCGCTTTCCGCAAGATGCAGGCGGGTTATTCGTCAGCGGCGGCTCGATGGCGAACATGACGGGCCTGGCGGTAGCGCGGCATGTGATGTTGGCGGGCAATACCACCAACGCCACGGTGTATTTCTCCGATCAAACCCATTCATCCGTAGCTAAAGGCCTCAAGATTCTCGGTTTCCAACAGTTTCAACTTCGTAAGATTGCCTCTGACGCAACCTTCCGCCTTTCGCTAGATAGTTTGCGCCAGCAGATCGCGGCGGATCGTCTGCAAGGGCTGGTGCCGTTCTGCGTGGTAGCCAATGCTGGAACGACCAACGCTGGTGCTGCCGATCCTATCAAGGAACTCTCCGCATTTTGCAAAGCCGAAGGCCTATGGCTGCATGTGGATGGTGCCTATGGCGGCAGCGCGGCTATCACCGAGCGTGGCTACAAGGCGCTGGAGGGTATCGAACTTGCTGATTCGTTGGGCATTGACCCACATAAATGGATGTTCCAGCCCTATGAAATCGGCTGTGTGCTGGTGCGGAACCGCGAGCATCTAAAAAACACCTTCCGCTTCTCAGCGGAATATCTGAAGCTCAACGAGCAATGCGCCGAGCAGATTAATTTCTGTGATTATGGTGTGCAGCTTACACGCGGATTCCGCGCGCTCAAGCTGTGGTTATCGCTCAAAGCCTTCGGGGTAGAGGCGTTCCGCGCGGCCATCACCAAAGGCATAGAAAACGCCGAATATGTCGAGTCACTACTGCGAAAAGAGCACTGCTGGGAAATCATCACGCCCGCGCAGCTGGGTATCATCACCTTCCGTTATCGTCTGGATGGGCTGGATGAATCGGCACTGAACGAACTGAATAATCGCATCGCGCAGGAGATTATCTATTCCGGCTATGCGATGCTCAGCCCAACCATCCTCGGTGGCAAACATGTGCTGCGCATGTGCACGATCAACCCCCGCACCAGCCATGACGACTTAACCGGCACGGTCGGGATGCTGAAATCCTTCGGCGATCATATCAAAGTCAAACCAATATCTTAG
- a CDS encoding ribonucleoside triphosphate reductase, translating to MPNTTQLPRTLQPATQKPNVFSLSVHASLKEAFAASGEGSFDAFMSLLSTSKEALADSAMESVIEDELAAAGYVKTLKSFILNRNRATAQDTLVSCKQAVEEYILQQDWRVNANANTAYSNAGLINNSAGKIIANYWLDNVYSPEEGQAHRRADYHIHDLDCLTGYCAGWSLRALLDEGFNGVAGKVSSRAPKHFREALGQMANFLGILQSEWAGAQAFSSFDTYLAPYVFKDKLPFVEIKKAIRQFVYNLNVPARWGQSPFTNITLDITVPPDLRDNFPTANCIHLFRDIDDLEILAEAAKRGVTNLEDMTYKHFQPEMEQIVIAYYEVMTEGDSHGQPFTFPIPTVNVMEDFNWDSPVAKALFENTAKIGSSYFQNFIGSQYMLNEVGEKVQNPDAYAPHAVRSMCCRLQLDLRELMKRGNGLFGSAEMTGSIGVVTLNMARLGYRFKGDLPGLIAETERLMELAKSTLEKKRVFIQEMYDRGLFPYTRRYLPHLRNHFSTIGVNGMNEMVRNFTGDAYDITDERGAKMCLDILDTMRVELKKFQEETGHLYNLEATPAEGTTYRFAKEDRKAYGDAITQAGCEENIYYTNSTQIPVGYTEDPFEALNLQDKLQCKYTGGTVLHLYMSEKISSGEACKRLVRKVIENYRLPYITITPVFSVCETHGYLTGEQAHCPDCGKETLVWTRVMGYHRPVASFNLGKKGEHKERKHFKENAPHLPLFTTENACCSGH from the coding sequence ATGCCTAATACCACCCAATTGCCGCGTACTCTACAGCCCGCTACGCAGAAGCCGAATGTATTTTCACTCTCGGTGCATGCGAGCCTGAAGGAGGCATTTGCGGCATCGGGCGAAGGCAGTTTCGATGCGTTCATGTCGTTACTTTCTACCTCGAAAGAAGCGCTGGCTGACAGCGCGATGGAAAGCGTGATCGAGGACGAGTTGGCAGCAGCAGGTTACGTTAAAACCCTTAAGTCATTCATCCTGAACCGCAACCGTGCCACCGCACAGGACACGCTGGTGAGCTGCAAACAGGCGGTTGAGGAATATATTTTGCAGCAGGATTGGCGGGTCAATGCCAATGCGAACACCGCTTACAGCAATGCGGGGCTAATCAATAACTCGGCAGGCAAGATTATCGCCAATTACTGGCTCGATAATGTCTATTCGCCCGAAGAAGGTCAGGCACATCGCCGCGCGGATTACCATATCCATGATCTTGACTGCCTTACGGGATACTGTGCGGGCTGGAGCCTGCGTGCGCTGCTCGATGAGGGCTTCAACGGCGTAGCAGGCAAAGTTTCCAGCCGTGCACCCAAACATTTCCGTGAAGCACTGGGGCAGATGGCGAATTTCCTCGGTATTCTCCAATCCGAATGGGCGGGTGCACAGGCCTTCAGCTCGTTCGATACCTACCTTGCGCCCTATGTGTTCAAAGACAAACTTCCCTTCGTCGAAATCAAAAAGGCCATTCGCCAGTTCGTCTATAACCTGAATGTTCCGGCGCGTTGGGGGCAAAGCCCATTTACCAACATCACGCTCGACATTACCGTGCCACCAGATTTGCGCGATAATTTCCCGACCGCTAATTGCATTCACCTGTTCCGTGATATCGATGATCTCGAAATTCTGGCGGAAGCAGCTAAACGTGGCGTCACCAACCTCGAAGACATGACGTACAAACATTTTCAGCCGGAGATGGAACAGATCGTTATCGCCTATTATGAGGTCATGACCGAGGGCGATTCGCACGGGCAGCCGTTTACATTCCCGATTCCAACCGTCAACGTGATGGAAGATTTCAACTGGGACAGCCCCGTTGCCAAAGCGCTGTTTGAGAACACGGCCAAAATCGGTAGCTCCTATTTCCAGAACTTCATCGGCAGCCAGTATATGCTGAATGAGGTAGGTGAAAAGGTACAAAACCCCGATGCCTATGCGCCGCACGCGGTGCGCAGCATGTGCTGCCGTTTGCAGCTTGATCTGCGTGAGTTGATGAAACGCGGCAACGGCCTGTTCGGCTCGGCGGAGATGACGGGTTCCATCGGTGTGGTGACGTTAAACATGGCTCGGCTTGGATATCGTTTCAAAGGCGACCTGCCAGGTTTGATCGCCGAAACCGAGCGTCTGATGGAGCTTGCAAAATCGACGCTGGAGAAAAAGCGCGTATTCATTCAGGAAATGTATGATCGTGGCCTGTTCCCCTACACGCGTCGCTACCTGCCACATCTGCGCAACCATTTCAGCACGATTGGCGTGAATGGTATGAACGAGATGGTGCGCAACTTCACCGGCGATGCCTATGACATTACCGACGAGCGCGGCGCGAAGATGTGTTTGGATATTCTCGACACGATGCGGGTGGAGCTGAAAAAGTTTCAGGAAGAAACAGGCCATCTGTATAATCTCGAAGCTACGCCAGCGGAAGGCACGACCTACCGTTTTGCTAAGGAAGACCGCAAGGCCTATGGCGACGCTATTACCCAAGCGGGCTGCGAGGAGAACATCTACTACACCAACTCCACGCAGATCCCAGTGGGCTATACCGAAGACCCGTTCGAGGCCCTAAACCTGCAGGACAAACTGCAGTGTAAATACACAGGCGGCACAGTGCTGCATCTTTACATGAGCGAAAAGATTTCCTCAGGCGAAGCGTGTAAACGGCTGGTGCGGAAGGTGATAGAAAATTACCGTTTGCCTTACATCACCATCACACCGGTGTTCTCCGTCTGCGAAACCCATGGCTACCTCACCGGCGAACAGGCCCATTGCCCCGATTGCGGCAAGGAGACGCTGGTGTGGACGCGGGTGATGGGTTACCACCGCCCGGTGGCGAGCTTCAACCTCGGCAAAAAAGGCGAGCATAAGGAGCGCAAGCATTTCAAAGAAAATGCACCGCACCTTCCACTCTTCACCACGGAGAACGCGTGTTGCAGCGGGCATTAA